Proteins encoded in a region of the Solanum dulcamara chromosome 9, daSolDulc1.2, whole genome shotgun sequence genome:
- the LOC129904486 gene encoding ATP synthase small subunit 6, mitochondrial-like, with amino-acid sequence MRQFDPWPVFFRREWSRNWPFLVGFAVTGAIITKLSLGLTEEDRKNSRFAQRHKK; translated from the exons ATGAGGCAATTCGATCCATGGCCTGTCTTCTTCCGTCGTGAATGGAGCCGTAACTGGCCATTCCTCGTTGGTTTCGCCGTCACCGGAGCTATCATCACCAAGCTCTCCCTCGGTTTAACTG AGGAGGATAGGAAGAACTCTCGATTTGCGCAGAGGCACAAGAAGTAA